From a single Granulicella aggregans genomic region:
- a CDS encoding carboxypeptidase-like regulatory domain-containing protein: MSLCLVSAPAIAQDVAALTQPENLPDAPSFVLAASQEPQQTGTGRISGTVLDINGGIVAGATVTLVESSLPPGPGIIAISDTAGRFLFDHLPAGRFKFTITSPGLETFVSSEITLKPGEFRDAPPVDLPIAFANIDVQVTVTQVELAQEQIHAEEKQRAFGVLPNFYSSYIWNAAPLTKSQKMHLAFKASTDPVEFLGASLQAAAQYNADQFAGYGYGFSGYSKRFAAAYGDGAFARVIGSGILPAVLHQDPRYFYKGSGTKKSRALYAIERAFITRGDDGKPQPNYSHIGGAFLGGAISNAYHPHADRGIGLTLTNGLIDTAGNAVNNLIREFVLREITPNVPVYANGQPDPNSKPAPTAKPETSARPQ; encoded by the coding sequence TTGAGCCTGTGCCTCGTCAGCGCTCCCGCAATCGCGCAGGACGTCGCCGCTCTTACGCAACCTGAAAACCTCCCCGACGCTCCCAGCTTCGTACTGGCCGCCTCGCAAGAGCCGCAGCAGACCGGCACCGGCCGCATCTCCGGCACTGTTCTTGACATCAACGGCGGCATCGTCGCCGGAGCCACCGTCACCCTGGTCGAATCCAGCCTCCCTCCCGGCCCCGGCATCATCGCAATCTCCGACACCGCAGGCCGCTTCCTCTTCGACCACCTCCCCGCAGGCCGCTTCAAGTTCACCATCACCTCCCCTGGCCTCGAAACCTTCGTCTCCTCCGAGATCACTCTCAAGCCCGGCGAGTTCCGCGATGCGCCGCCTGTAGACCTCCCCATAGCCTTCGCCAACATTGATGTCCAGGTCACAGTCACCCAGGTCGAACTCGCCCAGGAGCAGATTCACGCTGAAGAGAAGCAGCGTGCCTTTGGCGTCCTGCCGAACTTCTACTCCAGCTACATCTGGAACGCCGCGCCTCTGACGAAGAGCCAGAAGATGCACCTCGCCTTCAAGGCTTCGACCGACCCCGTCGAATTCCTGGGCGCATCCCTCCAGGCAGCCGCCCAGTACAACGCCGACCAGTTCGCCGGCTATGGCTACGGGTTCTCCGGGTACTCCAAGCGCTTTGCCGCAGCCTACGGAGACGGAGCCTTCGCCCGCGTTATCGGTAGCGGCATCCTCCCCGCGGTCCTGCATCAGGACCCGCGCTACTTCTACAAGGGCTCAGGCACCAAGAAGTCCCGCGCCCTCTACGCCATAGAGCGCGCCTTCATCACCCGCGGCGACGACGGCAAGCCCCAGCCCAACTACTCCCACATCGGCGGCGCATTCCTAGGCGGCGCTATCTCAAATGCCTACCACCCCCACGCCGACCGTGGCATAGGCCTCACTCTCACCAACGGTCTCATCGACACCGCGGGCAACGCCGTAAACAACCTCATCCGCGAATTCGTCCTCCGCGAGATCACCCCTAACGTCCCCGTCTACGCCAACGGCCAACCCGACCCAAACTCCAAACCCGCTCCAACTGCAAAGCCGGAAACCAGCGCAAGGCCCCAGTAG
- the dnaA gene encoding chromosomal replication initiator protein DnaA encodes MSFAPTAAAALNHWVRILAALEKKINRQSFDTWLKPTRFSHITGKTLYVRIPSAEFEHIGDRYADLIQEAIDNLNLEVETVTFQTPAQDPAAPKLREDGGFAPLPSHSVNAPAPNGTAGTSSKLSRNPAPPPAAGVEQARFDWNAASQLNPRYVFDGFVTGSGNQFAMAAAQAVAERPSKAYNPLFLYGGSGMGKTHLMQAIGHDVKRRQPHASISYLSGEKFTNEMINSVRYDKMTTFRDKYRTTDVLLIDDIQFLAGKERTQEEFFHTFNALHESMKQIVIASDRPPKELADFEDRLRSRFEWGLTADIQPPDLETKVAILQKKAESEHTHLPTDVALFIASNVRTNVRELEGALVRLIAWASMHGVDISLAVAQQCLKQFIDTQIRKISIETIQRTVAENFGMRVAELKQKNNSRQIVVPRQIAMYLAKQLTEASLPEIGRQFGGKHHTTVMHSIAKIDEQKRTDADLSRTLSKLMETLG; translated from the coding sequence ATGTCATTTGCGCCTACGGCAGCCGCCGCGTTGAACCACTGGGTCCGCATCCTTGCGGCGCTCGAAAAAAAGATCAATCGTCAGTCCTTCGACACCTGGCTGAAGCCCACGCGCTTCTCGCACATCACAGGCAAGACGCTCTACGTCCGCATCCCCTCGGCAGAGTTCGAACACATCGGCGATCGCTACGCCGACCTCATCCAGGAAGCCATCGACAACCTCAACCTCGAGGTCGAGACCGTCACCTTCCAGACCCCCGCTCAGGACCCCGCCGCGCCCAAGCTGCGCGAGGATGGCGGCTTCGCTCCCCTCCCCAGCCATAGCGTCAACGCACCGGCTCCGAACGGCACCGCCGGCACATCCAGCAAGCTCAGCCGCAACCCCGCTCCACCACCCGCCGCCGGCGTCGAGCAGGCCCGCTTCGACTGGAACGCCGCCTCCCAGCTCAACCCCCGCTACGTATTCGATGGCTTCGTCACCGGCAGCGGCAACCAGTTCGCCATGGCCGCAGCCCAGGCCGTCGCCGAGCGCCCCTCCAAGGCCTACAACCCGCTCTTCCTCTACGGCGGTTCCGGCATGGGCAAGACCCACCTCATGCAGGCCATCGGTCACGACGTCAAACGTCGCCAGCCCCACGCGTCGATCAGCTATCTCTCCGGTGAAAAGTTCACCAACGAGATGATCAACTCCGTCCGCTACGACAAGATGACCACCTTCCGCGACAAGTACCGCACCACGGACGTCCTGCTCATCGACGACATCCAGTTCCTCGCCGGCAAGGAGCGCACCCAGGAGGAGTTCTTCCACACCTTCAATGCTCTCCACGAGAGCATGAAGCAGATCGTCATCGCCTCCGACCGGCCTCCCAAAGAACTTGCCGACTTCGAAGACCGCCTCCGCTCCCGCTTCGAGTGGGGCCTCACCGCCGACATCCAGCCGCCGGACCTCGAAACCAAGGTAGCCATCCTTCAGAAGAAGGCCGAGTCCGAGCACACCCATCTGCCCACGGACGTAGCCCTCTTCATCGCATCGAATGTGCGGACGAATGTCCGTGAACTCGAAGGCGCCCTCGTGCGCCTCATCGCCTGGGCCTCCATGCACGGCGTCGACATCTCGCTCGCCGTCGCCCAGCAGTGCCTCAAGCAGTTCATCGACACCCAGATCCGCAAGATCTCCATCGAGACCATCCAACGCACCGTCGCCGAGAACTTCGGCATGCGCGTCGCCGAGCTCAAGCAGAAGAACAACTCCCGCCAGATCGTCGTCCCCCGCCAGATCGCCATGTACCTCGCCAAGCAGCTCACCGAGGCCTCGCTTCCCGAGATCGGCCGTCAGTTCGGCGGCAAGCACCACACCACCGTCATGCACTCGATTGCCAAGATCGACGAACAGAAGCGCACCGACGCCGACCTCTCCCGCACCCTCTCGAAGCTCATGGAGACCTTAGGCTAG